In a single window of the Enoplosus armatus isolate fEnoArm2 chromosome 15, fEnoArm2.hap1, whole genome shotgun sequence genome:
- the reep1 gene encoding receptor expression-enhancing protein 1, translating into MVSWIISRLVVLVFGTLYPAYSSYKAVKSKDVKEYVKWMMYWIIFALFTTVEVFTDMFLCWLPFYYELKIAFVVWLLSPYTKGSSVLYRKFVHPTLSSKEKDIDDYIGQAKDKSYDTLVHFGRKGLNVAATAAVMAATKSQGVLSDRLRSFSMQDLSSYQSEPVNTGPGATQPTAAAAQHRTRSMMRSKSESYNKGQDFDMTEYEVLGLDQWDSKGLLSQTSSPSESQSTSLTPSLTPQSSPPSTPSPPPSPPAPEQPEEVEKGVQTASSSPQLRLIKRKAPEPPLRVLRPLTRSRSALSSNNEAM; encoded by the exons ATGGTCTCCTGGATCATCTCTAGACTTGTGGT ACTTGTGTTTGGTACACTATATCCTGCGTATTCGTCTTATAAAGCTGTGAAGTCAAAAGATGTGAAAGAATAT GTGAAATGGATGATGTACTGGATAATATTTGCCCTGTTTACTACTGTGGAAGTCTTTACAGATATGTTTCTTTGTTG GCTTCCTTTCTACTATGAACTGAAGATAGCCTTTGTGGTGTGGCTGCTGTCCCCTTACACTAAAGGCTCCAGTGTGCTGTACAGGAAGTTTGTTCATCCCACGCTTTCCtcaaaagaaaag GACATTGATGACTATATCGGCCAAGCAAAGGACAAAAGCTATGACACACTGGTGCATTTTGGGAGAAAAGGGCTGAATGTTGCAGCCACAGCTGCAGTCATGGCTGCAACAAAG AGCCAAGGGGTCCtatcagacagactgaggagtTTCAGCATGCAGGATCTGTCTTCCTATCAGTCTGAACCCGTTAACACCGGCCCTGGCGCTACGCAGCctacggcagcagcagcacagcatcGGACCAGGTCTATGATGCGCAGCAAGTCAGAGAGCTACAACAAGG GACAGGATTTTGACATGACTGAGTATGAGGTGTTGGGGTTGGACCAATGGGACTCCAAGGGTTTGCTGTCCCAGACCAGTTCACCTTCTGAGTCTCAGTCCACATCCCTTACGCCCTCACTGACACCCCAGTCCTCCCCACCCTCCACAccctctccacctcccagtcctccagctccagagcagcctgaggaggtggagaaagggGTGCAGACAGCATCAAGCTCTCCACAGCTCAGGCTGATTAAGAGGAAGGCTCCTGAG CCTCCTCTTAGAGTCTTGAGGCCTCTCACAAGATCCAGGAGTGCTCTTTCTTCGAACAATGAAGCCATGTGA
- the mrpl35 gene encoding large ribosomal subunit protein bL35m: MAAALARRVSGLLRPLSVSLCAKTQQLCQLSSLIQPPPLYSAAAAAVRAPLRAAVCQTPRYTILQRVSALIPSLTQQPSRTLTYYSVKKGKRKSVKSVTERFMRLHCGLWIRRKAGYKKKLWKKNPARRKRLREHVFCNKTQSKLLDKMTTSFWKRRNWFVNDPYLKYHDRVNLKL, translated from the exons ATGGCGGCCGCCCTGGCTAGGAGGGTATCCG GGCTGCTGAGGCCGCTGTCTGTCTCGCTGTGTGCCAAGACACAACAGCTCTGTCAGCTCTCCAGCCTCATCCAGCCTCCGCCTCTCTACAGCGCTGCTGCAGCCGCTGTCCGCGCTCCTCTGCGGGCTGCAGTGTGTCAGACACCCCGGTACACCATCCTACAACG GGTTTCAGCACTCATTCCCAGTTTGACTCAGCAACCAAGCAGAACGCTGACATACTACAGTGTGAagaaggggaagaggaagagtgtAAAATCTGTGACAGAAAGGTTCATGAGGCTGCACTGTGGCCTTTGGATCAGACGCAAG GCTGGATACAAGAAGAAACTGTGGAAGAAGAATCCTGCCAGACGAAAGCGCCTGAGGGAGCATGTATTCtgtaacaaaacacagagcaagCTTTTGGATAAAATGACAACCTCTTTTTGGAAAAGGAGGAACTGGTTTGTTAATGATCCATACCTGAAATACCACGATCGGGTCAACCTCAAACTGTAA
- the cfap99 gene encoding cilia- and flagella-associated protein 99 yields MASSYGSLVKEVIVLLYRFNAGRQCLDDFMEDASKNLQDMDTLHKKFILDVVSGCVEHKKLLDVVVNVFYGQNGKCLSRGDRSQFVIICYLATFALDDLGLQSFSNIVKSLDIKKIHTFLTFFFTNLTTWIQQKWNNIYDAAYVEKHLIGPLLRWRPEIEILVDQLAVKLSRGSQLKKARIKTTEPQEFSLTKPKPPPLPVPELIPLQEKCKPVPNSTYRAPKEVQRIEEMKQKNHQKSEELLYEANMKQFRCVNPQKSERTKKVMSAIKEDFDSKLRFNSFHSSGSPSSNKTNSWSIKLNSAAILRQGALYDRQVEKELQRMERLVEGAREPSSFLQWQKEMREKDLQEELAKIERRRLEGRISYEEAAMARTHIMECNQKTAQLKKEETAQLMRRYAEKRLQEEKEMRDLVQQVAEGHKNSKTAKEKLQKVKQNIVKEVSEHGQELLRQALEEAQAELSRKFEIIHEIRTIEWLPHIRFRNFDNTETAGHELLGEMSLAELRERLALLKEAQQAEQQEKREHILEEKQYKKQLLLEQLDTIDLHRRALAQAAAIRKEERKARLGFQQAVTQDETMLALQRKLEEKQHERQTLKQTERKKAKSSEQAAAHTVRHTETHSRESLKERSWEELELSLERHIQRDVVSPTETLKT; encoded by the exons ATGGCATCAAGCTATGGATCACTTGTCAAGGAGGTCATTGTGCTGCTCTATAGGTTCAACGCTGGCAGACAGTGTTTGGATGACTTCATGGAGGATGCTTCAAAGAATCTGCAG GACATGGATACTCTGCATAAGAAGTTCATACTTGATGTTGTTTCTGGATGTGTAGAGCACAAAAAGTTACTGGACGTAGTTGTCAATGTCTTCTATGGCCAGAATGGGAAATGCTTATCCAGAGGTGATCGCAGCCAGTTTGTCA TTATCTGTTACCTCGCCACATTTGCTCTGGATGACCTTGGACTTCAGAGCTTTAGCAACATTGTAAAATCTCTGGACATCAAGAAGATACACACA TTCCTGACTTTCTTCTTCACAAACCTCACCACGTGGATACAGCAGAAGTGGAATAATATCTATGATGCTGCCTATGTGGAGAAACACTTGATTGGCCCTCTGCTGAG ATGGCGCCCTGAGATTGAGATTCTCGTGGACCAGCTTGCTGTCAAATTATCTAGAGGGAGTCAGCTCAAGAAAGCTCGGATCAAAACCACTGAGCCCCAGGAGTTCTCTCTCACTAAACCTAAACCTCCACCTCTGCCTGTGCCAGAGCTCATCCCACTGCAGGAAAAATGCAAACCA GTACCAAACAGCACATACAGGGCTCCAAAAGAGGTGCAGAGGATAGAGGAGATGAAACAAAAGAACCATCAAAAGAGTGAG GAACTGCTCTATGAGGCAAATATGAAACAGTTCAGATGTGTAAATCCACAGAAGTCTGAACGCACCAAG AAAGTGATGTCTGCGATTAAGGAGGACTTTGATTCAAAACTCAGGTTCAATTCATTTCATTCCTCTGGATCTCCTTCCAGTAATAAG ACTAACAGCTGGTCCATCAAGCTCAACAGTGCAGCCATCCTGAGACAGGGGGCGCTATATGACCGCCAGGTGGAGAAGGAGCTGCAAAG AATGGAGCGTCTGGTGGAGGGGGCCCGTGAGCCCTCGTCTTTCCTGCAGTGGCAGAAGGAGATGCGTGAGAAGGACCTTCAGGAGGAGCTGGCCAAGATTGAGCGCAGGCGTCTGGAGGGACGCATCAGTTATGAGGAGGCAGCTATGGCCCGCACGCACATAATGGAATGCAACCAGAAGACTGCTCagctgaagaaagaggag ACAGCTCAGCTGATGCGGAGATATGCTGAGAAAAGGttgcaggaggaaaaagaaatgagagactTGGTGCAACAAGTGGCAGAAGGCCACAAGAACTCAAAGACAGCTAAAGAGAAGTTACAGAAAGTCAAGCAAAATATAG TGAAAGAAGTCTCAGAGCATGGTCAAGAGCTCCTCCGTCAAGCACTAGAGGAAGCACAGGCAGAGCTCAGCAGGAAATTTGAAATCATCCATGAAATCCGCACCATTGAGTGGCTTCCTCACATTAGATTCAGGAATTTTGACAACACAGAg ACTGCAGGCCACGAGCTGCTGGGGGAGATGTCCCTGGCTGAGCTGAGGGAGCGACTGGCCCTCCTGAAGGAGGCGCAgcaagcagagcagcaggagaaacGGGAGCACATCCTGGAGGAGAAGCAGTACaagaagcagctgctgctggagcagctggaCACCATCGACCTCCACAGGAGAGCACTGGCACAGGCTGCTGCCATCAG gaaagaggagaggaaagccAGGCTGGGGTTTCAGCAGGCGGTGACTCAGGATGAGACAATGTTGGCTCTGCAGAGGAAgctggaagagaaacaacatgAGCGCCAAACACTGAAGCAAACTGAACGCAAGAAGGCCAAAAGCTCTGAGCAGGCAGCAGCGCACActgtgagacacacagagacacacagcaga GAAAGCTTGAAGGAGAGAAGCTGGGAGGAACTGGAGCTGAGCTTAGAGCGTCACATCCAGAGAGATGTTGTTTCTCCGACGGAAACACTCAAGACATAA